A genomic window from Phycisphaerae bacterium includes:
- a CDS encoding ATPase, T2SS/T4P/T4SS family, which yields MAEPLKKTQETPDRKPATAIGAGMEKPPTKPPAPPADRPRGPGSRMPPISQLRGRTLGRILIKMGKLTRTQVGEALNIQKKNPGPIGQILVELGYVDESDVQIALAAQVGMEPIDLNKIDVPKEVLALVPAKVAHTYKIIPIDYEPSTKTLSIAMDNPANFQATDDLKTLMGLAIKPYLSNPDDIAASLNKYYPEDQAESISDLINELADDEDLAKFADRGDGIDLEELKEVAESNPVKKLLNLVLLQAIRDKASDIHFEPFEDEYKIRYRIDGVLYEMVPPPRHIAVAIASRIKVMANLNIAERRLPQDGRIELTVGGNPVDLRVSVLPTMFGESVVMRVLDRSNVKLSLSRIGLRDDDMNIFRQLIAKPNGIIINTGPTGSGKTTTLYAALAELNDIETKILTAEDPVEYDIDGLCQCQVNPDIGLTFHRCLRSFLRQDPDVILVGEIRDLETAKIAVEASLTGHLVFTTLHTNDAPSAVARLMDLGLEPFLLTATLEAVVAQRLVRRICENCKAEFHPTEEMLMELDLRPEDVRGKVFMYGRGCDYCNNTGYRGRMGLFEMMLMNDDLRDLVMKHASTNILRNAARKMGMRTLRESGLLAIYEGITTIEEVVKETIMEEM from the coding sequence ATGGCTGAGCCGCTGAAGAAAACGCAGGAGACACCCGACCGCAAGCCGGCAACGGCCATCGGCGCGGGCATGGAGAAACCGCCGACCAAACCCCCGGCGCCGCCCGCGGATCGTCCGCGTGGGCCGGGGAGCAGGATGCCGCCGATCAGCCAGTTGCGAGGCCGCACGCTGGGCCGAATTCTGATCAAGATGGGCAAGCTGACCCGTACGCAGGTCGGCGAGGCCCTCAACATTCAGAAGAAGAACCCCGGACCGATCGGCCAGATCCTGGTGGAGCTCGGGTATGTCGACGAATCGGACGTACAGATCGCGCTGGCCGCCCAGGTGGGCATGGAGCCGATCGATCTGAACAAGATCGACGTCCCGAAGGAGGTGCTGGCTCTGGTTCCGGCGAAGGTTGCTCACACCTACAAGATCATTCCGATCGATTATGAGCCTTCGACGAAAACGCTCTCGATCGCGATGGACAACCCGGCCAACTTCCAGGCCACCGATGACCTGAAAACGCTGATGGGGCTGGCGATCAAACCTTATCTGTCAAACCCCGACGACATTGCCGCCAGTCTCAACAAGTACTATCCCGAGGATCAGGCCGAGTCGATCAGCGACCTGATCAACGAGCTGGCCGATGATGAGGACCTCGCCAAGTTCGCCGACCGCGGCGACGGCATCGACCTGGAAGAGCTCAAAGAGGTGGCGGAGTCCAACCCGGTCAAGAAGCTGCTCAACCTGGTTCTTCTGCAGGCCATCCGAGACAAGGCGAGCGACATTCATTTCGAGCCTTTCGAGGACGAGTACAAGATCCGGTATCGCATCGACGGCGTGTTGTACGAGATGGTGCCGCCCCCCCGGCACATTGCGGTGGCCATTGCCAGCCGTATCAAGGTCATGGCCAACCTGAACATTGCGGAACGCCGTCTGCCGCAGGACGGTCGTATCGAGTTGACGGTCGGCGGCAACCCGGTTGATCTGCGCGTGTCCGTTCTGCCGACCATGTTCGGCGAAAGCGTGGTGATGCGTGTGCTGGACCGCAGCAACGTGAAGCTGAGCCTTTCGCGGATCGGTCTGCGGGACGATGACATGAACATCTTCCGCCAGCTCATCGCCAAGCCGAACGGCATCATCATCAACACCGGCCCGACCGGATCGGGGAAGACGACGACCCTGTATGCGGCGCTGGCGGAGCTTAATGACATCGAGACCAAGATCCTGACCGCCGAAGACCCGGTGGAGTATGACATCGACGGCCTGTGCCAGTGCCAGGTCAACCCGGACATCGGGTTGACGTTTCACCGGTGCTTGAGGAGTTTTCTGCGTCAGGACCCGGACGTCATCCTGGTCGGCGAGATTCGTGACCTGGAAACGGCCAAGATAGCCGTGGAGGCCTCGTTGACCGGACACCTGGTGTTTACGACGCTTCATACGAACGATGCCCCGTCGGCCGTGGCCCGGCTGATGGACCTGGGGTTGGAGCCGTTCTTGTTGACGGCCACGCTGGAGGCGGTGGTCGCGCAGCGGCTCGTTCGGAGGATCTGCGAGAACTGCAAGGCGGAGTTTCACCCGACGGAAGAGATGCTGATGGAGCTGGACCTCAGGCCGGAGGACGTGCGCGGCAAGGTGTTCATGTACGGCCGGGGATGCGACTACTGCAACAACACCGGTTACCGGGGACGGATGGGCTTGTTTGAGATGATGCTGATGAACGACGATCTTCGGGACCTGGTGATGAAGCACGCGTCGACGAACATACTGCGGAACGCGGCCCGCAAAATGGGGATGCGGACGTTGCGGGAGTCGGGCTTGCTGGCGATTTATGAGGGGATCACGACCATCGAAGAGGTAGTGAAAGAGACGATTATGGAGGAGATGTAA
- a CDS encoding type II secretion system F family protein — MPTFQYEAMNQAGQEVKDEIEAQSVEDALAKIRQQGYYPTKLRQKGGKRGQKAAEAGGAGAKGKKKTVGGFGKVKSKEIVQFTRQLSTLQDAGLPILRCLRILEQQQKPGKLRLILRNVADDVEGGSTLSEAMAAQPKAFDRLYCNMVAAGEAGGVLDVILQRLADFMEKAQRLKRKVMGAMIYPIAVITFAIGIVSGLMIAVIPKFKTIFADFGTSLPAPTVALISISEWFVHGTPPGWVIVFLSPVGLMLLVKLIKQSESGRFAIDTIKLKIPILGNILGKSSVARFTRTLGTLLAAGVPILEAINITRDTSGNEVYARALKSVHDDIREGESFANPLRAAKICDNIVINMIDVGEETGDLDKMLMKIADNYDEEVETLVDGLVSLLEPVIVIVLGAIVGFIVIALFLPLVELINSVSSGGQKEGV, encoded by the coding sequence ATGCCGACCTTTCAATACGAGGCCATGAACCAGGCCGGCCAGGAAGTCAAGGACGAGATCGAAGCTCAGTCCGTGGAAGACGCTCTGGCGAAGATCAGGCAACAGGGCTACTACCCGACCAAGCTCCGCCAGAAGGGCGGCAAGCGGGGGCAGAAAGCCGCCGAGGCGGGCGGTGCCGGCGCGAAGGGTAAGAAGAAGACGGTTGGCGGGTTCGGGAAGGTCAAGAGCAAGGAGATCGTGCAGTTCACTCGTCAACTTTCGACGCTGCAGGACGCCGGTCTGCCGATCCTGCGTTGCCTTCGGATTCTGGAGCAGCAACAGAAGCCGGGCAAGCTCCGCCTGATCCTTCGGAACGTGGCGGACGACGTCGAGGGCGGCTCGACGCTTTCGGAGGCCATGGCCGCCCAGCCCAAAGCGTTCGACCGCCTGTACTGCAATATGGTGGCCGCGGGTGAGGCCGGCGGCGTGCTCGACGTGATCCTGCAACGTCTGGCCGACTTCATGGAAAAGGCCCAGCGGCTCAAGAGAAAGGTGATGGGCGCGATGATCTACCCGATCGCGGTGATCACCTTCGCGATCGGCATCGTGTCGGGCCTGATGATCGCGGTCATCCCGAAGTTCAAGACGATTTTCGCCGACTTCGGGACGTCGCTGCCGGCTCCGACGGTGGCATTGATCAGCATTTCGGAGTGGTTCGTTCATGGAACGCCGCCAGGATGGGTGATCGTGTTCCTGTCGCCGGTGGGGCTCATGCTGCTGGTCAAACTGATCAAACAATCGGAGTCCGGGCGATTCGCGATCGACACGATCAAGCTGAAGATTCCTATTCTGGGGAACATCCTGGGGAAATCGTCGGTGGCCCGGTTTACCCGGACGCTGGGAACTCTGTTGGCGGCCGGCGTGCCTATCCTGGAGGCGATTAATATCACCCGCGATACGTCCGGCAATGAGGTCTATGCCCGAGCCCTCAAGTCGGTTCATGACGACATCCGTGAGGGCGAGTCGTTCGCCAACCCGCTGCGGGCGGCCAAGATCTGCGACAACATCGTTATCAACATGATCGACGTTGGCGAGGAGACCGGCGATCTTGACAAGATGCTGATGAAGATCGCCGATAACTACGATGAGGAAGTCGAAACGCTGGTCGACGGGTTGGTCAGCCTGCTTGAGCCGGTGATCGTTATCGTGCTGGGAGCGATCGTCGGCTTTATTGTCATCGCCCTGTTCCTGCCGCTGGTCGAGTTGATCAACTCGGTTTCTTCGGGCGGGCAGAAGGAGGGCGTGTGA
- a CDS encoding type II secretion system protein, producing MTCRVCVCRRRGFSLVELLVVVGIIALLVAILVPSLNVASRRAKSAATLNTIRVLETGLETFKADVVVGGAYPESAVEVPLGRGSITAANPHPSGLTGKVPFNGASYLVWALAGADLLGTPGFLDLTGNGSWRDDTGYSGTHALYQIDPNSRRPIHPRYGPFVAVESMRLARWNDKEKCFFVEKDISRTPLPSTCFLDAFDQPILYYRANPAGTLIAGVQTALSPGAAGLGIYDLYDNFTFTGVVNPVDNQFGPRLNRPQGLDFGAGRIHPLGQLGNPLNPGATLRTFSYMIWDSNVLALPRPQRPDTFILISAGPDHLYGTPDDIGNIQIKKK from the coding sequence ATGACTTGCCGCGTCTGTGTTTGTCGCCGCAGGGGTTTTTCCCTCGTCGAACTCCTGGTCGTCGTCGGTATTATTGCGTTGCTGGTGGCGATCCTGGTCCCGTCGCTCAATGTGGCTTCCCGGAGAGCCAAATCCGCGGCAACGCTGAACACGATTCGCGTCCTGGAGACGGGTTTGGAAACCTTCAAGGCGGACGTGGTGGTCGGCGGGGCGTATCCGGAATCTGCAGTCGAAGTGCCTCTCGGTCGCGGCTCTATCACCGCGGCTAATCCCCACCCGTCTGGCCTCACCGGCAAAGTGCCCTTCAATGGGGCCTCGTACCTTGTTTGGGCGCTGGCGGGAGCTGATCTGCTTGGGACGCCCGGTTTCCTGGATTTGACCGGAAACGGCAGTTGGCGCGACGACACGGGATACTCGGGAACACACGCTCTTTATCAGATCGACCCGAATAGTAGGAGGCCGATCCATCCTCGCTATGGTCCTTTTGTTGCCGTCGAAAGTATGAGATTGGCCCGATGGAACGATAAGGAAAAGTGCTTCTTTGTCGAGAAGGATATCAGTCGTACCCCGTTGCCTTCTACGTGTTTCCTTGACGCGTTTGACCAGCCGATTCTGTACTATCGGGCGAATCCGGCCGGGACACTCATTGCAGGGGTGCAGACAGCTCTGTCGCCCGGGGCCGCAGGGCTGGGCATCTACGATCTGTACGACAACTTCACGTTTACCGGTGTCGTCAACCCGGTGGACAACCAATTCGGTCCCAGGTTGAATAGGCCGCAGGGTCTTGATTTTGGGGCCGGTCGGATCCATCCGTTGGGCCAGTTGGGTAACCCGCTCAATCCCGGGGCCACGCTCCGCACGTTTTCCTATATGATTTGGGACAGCAACGTGCTTGCCTTGCCGCGTCCGCAGCGTCCGGACACGTTTATCCTCATTTCGGCGGGGCCGGATCACCTGTACGGCACGCCCGACGACATCGGCAACATCCAGATCAAGAAGAAGTAG
- the larE gene encoding ATP-dependent sacrificial sulfur transferase LarE, which produces MSDAGLQAKLERMKEVLRGLERVAVGFSAGVDSTFLLKVAVDTLGPANVVAVTADSESLTRRELDEARKLAAQMGVEHVVVRTDELDDPNYRANPANRCYYCKQALFRRLDEFIAGRGAMVMVIGVNTDDFADWRPGLRASKEKGVRMPAAEAGMSKADVRELSRQMGLPTHDKPSSPCLASRLPYGEEITPEKLSQIERSEAFLHSLGFHVCRVRHHGNMARIEVPADQIERLCEPATRAKVDATLREFGYQYVAVDIRGFRSGSLNEMLSPSQTGVQAK; this is translated from the coding sequence GTGAGCGACGCAGGTTTACAGGCGAAGCTGGAGAGAATGAAGGAGGTTCTCCGCGGGTTGGAGCGGGTTGCGGTGGGCTTTTCGGCGGGGGTGGATTCGACGTTCCTGCTGAAGGTCGCGGTGGACACGCTTGGGCCGGCCAACGTGGTGGCCGTAACCGCCGACAGCGAGAGTCTGACCCGCCGGGAGCTGGATGAGGCCCGGAAGTTGGCGGCCCAGATGGGTGTCGAGCACGTGGTCGTCCGCACGGATGAGCTGGATGACCCCAACTACCGGGCCAACCCGGCCAACCGCTGCTATTACTGCAAGCAAGCGCTGTTTCGGAGGCTAGACGAGTTCATCGCCGGGCGGGGGGCGATGGTCATGGTCATCGGCGTGAATACTGACGATTTCGCCGACTGGCGGCCGGGCCTGCGGGCCAGCAAGGAGAAAGGCGTTCGCATGCCCGCGGCCGAGGCCGGCATGAGCAAGGCTGATGTGCGTGAGTTGAGCCGCCAGATGGGTTTGCCCACACACGACAAGCCCTCCAGTCCGTGTCTGGCGTCCCGCCTGCCGTACGGCGAGGAGATCACGCCCGAGAAGCTCAGCCAAATCGAGCGGTCGGAAGCCTTCTTGCACTCACTCGGTTTTCACGTCTGTCGCGTGCGTCATCACGGCAACATGGCCCGGATCGAGGTACCTGCCGATCAGATCGAGCGATTGTGCGAACCTGCGACACGGGCCAAGGTTGACGCCACCCTCCGAGAGTTCGGCTACCAGTATGTGGCCGTCGACATTCGTGGCTTCCGCAGCGGAAGTCTCAACGAGATGCTGTCCCCGTCGCAAACGGGCGTTCAAGCCAAGTAG
- a CDS encoding uroporphyrinogen decarboxylase family protein — protein MPDTGHMSVLGSVSFGWLHAHGGFLFDEGFFFDPRRRLEQERRMQAFVAQRFPDLPIYSIEAHLVQVEGRRRPVALVGGLQPNLILGAAVGARFIIAPDKDPDISPEPLAGLTDVGPLWNIDWPDTWPVSLLLGQVHEMRQTLGPDVAVIPPFFWDTTGRATTHGIITTAQKLIGERVFLEMADNPGFVRELFAWIVDAYVKLIQLFADAAGITVTGLHTGECSGCMMGPDQFAEFALPCLNNLADRVGPLRLHSCGNSNHLLDVFREVRNVAILNLGSGTSVAAVRDRFGPIRIDIMPQTHLLTAGSPQDMDAWVRQCVADNGDARLQFEYHLDLNQPEQNCLQIHRTLEEMGIHSPRLQVY, from the coding sequence ATGCCTGACACTGGGCACATGTCCGTCCTCGGCAGTGTAAGCTTCGGCTGGCTGCACGCGCATGGGGGGTTCCTGTTCGACGAGGGCTTCTTTTTCGACCCGCGGCGCCGACTTGAACAGGAGCGCCGGATGCAGGCCTTCGTCGCCCAGCGGTTTCCCGACCTGCCCATCTACAGCATCGAGGCCCACCTCGTGCAGGTCGAAGGCCGGCGACGGCCGGTGGCCTTGGTCGGCGGCCTACAGCCAAATCTCATCCTCGGTGCGGCCGTTGGGGCCCGTTTTATCATTGCGCCCGACAAAGACCCGGATATCTCACCCGAACCGCTGGCCGGGCTGACCGACGTCGGTCCCTTGTGGAACATCGATTGGCCGGACACTTGGCCCGTCAGCCTCCTGCTGGGCCAAGTCCACGAGATGCGACAGACGCTCGGCCCGGATGTGGCTGTCATCCCGCCCTTCTTTTGGGACACCACAGGCCGGGCCACCACCCACGGCATCATCACCACCGCCCAAAAACTGATCGGCGAACGCGTCTTTCTCGAAATGGCCGACAACCCGGGCTTCGTCCGCGAACTGTTCGCTTGGATCGTTGACGCCTACGTCAAGCTGATTCAGCTCTTCGCCGACGCCGCCGGGATCACCGTCACCGGCCTGCACACCGGCGAGTGCTCCGGCTGCATGATGGGGCCGGACCAGTTCGCCGAGTTCGCCCTGCCCTGCCTCAACAATCTGGCCGATCGCGTCGGGCCGCTGCGACTCCACTCCTGTGGCAACTCCAATCACCTGCTCGACGTCTTTCGCGAAGTCCGAAACGTTGCCATCCTGAACCTCGGAAGCGGCACCAGCGTCGCCGCCGTCCGAGACCGGTTCGGGCCCATCCGCATCGACATCATGCCCCAAACCCATCTGCTCACCGCCGGAAGCCCCCAGGACATGGACGCCTGGGTCCGCCAATGTGTCGCCGACAACGGCGACGCCCGGCTGCAGTTCGAGTACCACCTGGACCTCAATCAGCCGGAGCAAAACTGCCTCCAGATACACAGGACACTGGAGGAGATGGGGATACACTCGCCGCGGTTGCAAGTGTATTGA
- a CDS encoding DUF2442 domain-containing protein codes for MPKVTMFPRTTEATPIRQYRLRLVFTDGTQGEANLQDWVVGQGGVFAPLEDLGYFRQVTVNTELGTIQWPNGADLCPDVLYSLVTGRPIPAPESATP; via the coding sequence ATGCCGAAGGTCACCATGTTTCCTCGCACAACCGAAGCCACCCCGATTCGCCAGTATCGCCTCAGACTCGTTTTCACTGACGGCACACAGGGAGAGGCCAACCTTCAGGACTGGGTTGTGGGGCAGGGCGGCGTCTTCGCCCCCCTCGAAGACCTCGGTTACTTTCGGCAGGTCACGGTCAACACAGAGCTCGGAACCATCCAGTGGCCGAACGGAGCCGATCTCTGCCCTGATGTTCTGTACAGCCTCGTCACAGGCCGGCCGATTCCTGCGCCCGAGAGCGCGACCCCCTGA